The Sinomonas sp. P10A9 genome contains the following window.
TCGCTGACGAGATTGTCCGAGGCGGAGTCCATGTGGGTCAGGATCGTCTCGCGGGCGGTCGCGGCGTCGCCGGACTCGACAGCGTCCACGATGGCGCGATGGCGGTCCACGCTCATGTTGCTCGTGGCCCGCTCGAGGCCCGCGAACATGATGGACATGCGGATCGAGCCCTCGAGGGACTGCCACTGGTGCAGGAGCGTCTCGTTCCCGGAGAGCCGGCAGAGGAGGCGGTGGAAGTCGAGGTCGGCCTCGATCCGGTCCTCGAGAGAGAACCCCGCGGCCGCGTCCATGTGCTCGAGCGCGTCGCGCAGCTCTCCCACGGCCTTGGCACGCCGCGGCTGCTCGATGAGCGTGCGGGCGGCGAGCGACTCGAGGGCCCCCCGCACGGCGAAGATGTCCCGGATCTCCTTGGCGTCGAGATGCCGCACGCTGAGCCGCCCGCGCGGTCCGGCCGTGGCGAGGCCCTCCTGCTCCAGCTGGCGCAAGGCCTCGCGGAGGGTTCCGCGGCTGATGCCGAGCATCTCGGACAGCTCGGTCTCGACGAGGTGCTGGCCCGGTGTGAGCTCGCCGGACGTGATGGCGCGGCGCAGGGCCGTAACGGCCTGCTCGCGCAGGCTCTTCTTCTCGAGCCCCAGCAGGGATGCTGCAACGGCCATGTCACCCTCCCGGGAGATTGTCGACTGTCATCCGGCAGTCGTTAACAGTGATGATACGGGCATGCGTGGCCCCCCTTTCGGATCCACGCATGCCCGCCTTCATGACCTCGCGTCAGCCGAGCTCCGCGAGGACCTTTGCGACGATCCGGTCCACGCTCAGCCCGTATTTCGAGTGCAGAGTGGGGAGCGCACCGGCGTCGAGGAACTCGTCCGGCAGGCCGATCGGCACCACCCGTCGGGTCTGGCCCGAACGGACCAGCGCCGACGCAACCGTCTCGAACAGCCCGCCGACCACGGTGTGGTTCTCGAGGGTCACCGCGAGCCGGTCCCCCGCGAGCTCGGCGAGGACGGTCGCTTCGTCGAACGGCTTGATCGTAGGGGTATGCACGACGGCGACATCCACCTTGTGCTTCTCGAGCTCGGCCGCCGCTTGGAGCGCCCGCATGGTCATGAGCCCCGAAGAGACCAGCACGACGTCGCGCCCGCCCCGCAGGACCTTGGCCTTGCCGAGTTCGAACGTGTAGTCGTACTCGTCCAGGACGGTGGGCACCTTGCCGCGCAGGAGCCGCAGGTACGTCGGCCCCTCCGAGGCCGCGAGCTGCGGGACGGCCTGGGCGATGTCCACGGAGTCGCACGGATCCACGATCGTCAGGTTGGGCATGCCGCGGAAGATCGCCATGTCCTCGGTCGCCTGGTGCGAGGGTCCGTACCCGGTGGTCAGGCCCGGGAGGCCGCCCACGATGTTGACGTTGAGGTTCGGCTCCGCGATGTCCAGGCAGATGAAGTCGTAGGCCCGGCGCGCCGCGAACACCGAGTAGGTCGAGGCGAACGGCACGAGGCCGGCCTCGGCCATCCCTGCGGCAGCTCCGAAGAGCAGCTGCTCGGCCATGCCCATCTGGAAGAACCGGTCCGGGTGGGCCTCGGCGAAGACGTGCATGTCGGTGTACTTGCCGAGGTCCGCCGTGAGGCCGACGATCCGGGAGTCCGCCTCGGCGGCTGCCGCGAGCGCGTGCCCGAACGGGGCCGGGGCCGTCTTCTGGCCCGCGTCCGCGAACGAGGCGATCATTGCCGAGGTCTTGAGCCTCGGCGTCGCGCCCGTTGCCACTGCTACCGTGCTCATGCCTTCTCCTCCTGACGCGCTGCGCCCTGAATGCCGTCGTGGCGTGCTGCCCAGCCAGCGTCCAGCTGCTCGTTGCAGATGGCCCACTCGTGCTCCTCGATCCGCATGAAATGCGCCTTCTCCCGCTGCTCGAGCAGCGGAACCCCTCGGCCCACCTTCGTGTCGCAGAGCACGACGGCGGGTGCGCCGTCGCGCTCCCCCGACCCCGCGGCGTCGAACGCCTCCAGCAGCGCGCCGACGTCGTTCCCGTCCACGCGGAACACGCGCCAGCCGCACGCGGCCCACTTGTCCGCGACCGGCTCGGTGCGCAGCACGCCCTCGGTGGCACCGTCGGCCTGGAGCGCGTTGATGTCCACGACGGCGGTGAGCCGGCCGAGGCGATGGTGCGCGGCGCCCATGGCGGCCTCCCACGTCGAGCCCTCGTCGAGCTCGCCGTCGGAGAGGAAGTTGATGATCCGGGCCTGGTTGCCCCGGTAGCGCAGCCCGAGGGCGAGGCCCACGGCAATCGTGAGCCCGTGCCCGAGCGAGCCGCCCGAGATCTCCATGCCGGGCGTGTAGGTCGACATCCCGGACATCGGCAGGCGCGAGCCGTCCGAGCCGTACGTCTCGAGCTCCTCGACCGGGATGATCCCGGCCTCGGCAAGCGCCGCGTAGAGGCCGATCGCGTAGTGGCCGGTGGAGAGCAGGAAGCGGTCGCGCCCCTCCCACTCGGGGTCCTCGGGGCGGAAGCGGAGCTGGTCCGCGTACACCGTGGCGAGGATGTCAGCGGCGCCGAGGGCCTGGCCCACGTAGCCCTGGCCCTGGACCTCGCCCATGAACAGGGCGTGGCGGCGGATCCGATGGGCTGCCGCGTCGACGGCCATGCGGCGCTCGCTGAGGGTGGCCGGCGCGCGGCGTGATTCCTTGACGATGGTCATGCAGCCACCTTCTCCATTGACATTTCTCCTGACTTGATGGGCGCCGTCTCCTTCATGAAGACCGCTGCTGCTGTTGAGATCACTCCGAGAAGGACGAAGATCAAGGCTGCACCCATCCAGCCGACCGAGCCGTATACCGCGACGGCGATGAACGGGAGGACGCCGGCGACGAGTGAAGCCGCGTTGTAGCCCAGCGAGATCCCTGACGAGCGGACATTCGCAGGGAACTGCTCCGAGAACCAGCTCGATTCGACCGCAAAGATGGGGTCGTGACTCAGGAGGAGGGCGAGAGCGACTGCGACCACGACCATGATCACCGAACCGGTGTTGATGAGCAGGAACATCGGAATCCCGAACAGGATGGTGAAGATGGCCCCGATGAGAAACACGGGCTTGCGGCCGATGCGATCGCTGAGGGCGCCGAAGAACAGGTGACTGACCAGCCCCAGGGCCGAGCCGACCATAGTGCCGATGAGCACGGAGCTCTTATCTGTGATCGACGCCAGACCCACATATGAGAGCACGAAGCTTGTGGTCACGTAGTAACCACCCGTCTCCGCCATCCGAAGCGCCGTGATCTTGAGGACCATCCGCCAGTCGCGGCGGAGGACCGTCAGCGCTGGCTGCCGCACGATCGCATCCTGCTCTTTTACCCTTGTGAAGTCGGGCGACTCGCTGATGCTGAGGCGAATGAAGATGCCGATCACGACCATGATCAGTGAGGCTAGGAAGGGGGCGCGCCACACCCAGTCCCCGCTGAGGAGTGCCTGAGAGAGGAGGAACGCTCCGTTGGCGAGCAAGAGGCCGGCTGGGATCCCGATCTGTGGAATGGCCCCGAAGAATCCTCGCCGGGCCGCTGGCGCATGCTCAACCGCCATGAGGACTGCGCCGCCCCACTCGGCGCCGAACCCGATGCCCTGGATCATGCGGAGCAGGATCAACAGAATCGGCGCGACCACGCCGACTTGGGCGTAGGTCGGCAGCGCACCCACCAGCACGGTAGCCGCACCCATGATGATCAGCGACCAGAAGAGCACCGCTTTGCGCCCCACCCGGTCACCGAAATGGCCGGCGAGATACCCACCGACGGGTCGCATCAGGAAGCCGACGGCAAGCGTGGCGAAGGAGGCCAGCACTCCCACGATCGGCTCCTGGGCAGCGAAGAAGACCTTACCGAAGTAGGCCGCGGACGCAGTTCCGTAGATGAAGAAGTCATAGCTCTCGACGGCGCTTCCGATCATGGAAGCGATCGAGACCTTGCCTGACTGCGTTAGGGCCCGTGTCGGGTTCCCCACAATGTTCTCTGTCACTTGTTCTCTCCTTCGGCGACGGTGCCGTCAGTGGGCACTGGAATGCTGGTAGGTCTCGATCACGCGCGAGTCGTCACGTCCCAGGAGCCCACGGGCTGCGGCCATCTCGTAGCGTTCCTTGGCAACATCGAGCAATGGCGTCGCGGCGCCGCTCCGCTGCGCTGCGGCCGCGACTAGGGAACTGTCCTTCACAAAGATTCCAACCGTGCTGGTCACTTCCACGTCGGTGGACTGGAGCATGCGGGGTCCGCGGTCGTTGAGCA
Protein-coding sequences here:
- a CDS encoding GntR family transcriptional regulator: MAVAASLLGLEKKSLREQAVTALRRAITSGELTPGQHLVETELSEMLGISRGTLREALRQLEQEGLATAGPRGRLSVRHLDAKEIRDIFAVRGALESLAARTLIEQPRRAKAVGELRDALEHMDAAAGFSLEDRIEADLDFHRLLCRLSGNETLLHQWQSLEGSIRMSIMFAGLERATSNMSVDRHRAIVDAVESGDAATARETILTHMDSASDNLVSETREPAVR
- a CDS encoding transketolase family protein codes for the protein MSTVAVATGATPRLKTSAMIASFADAGQKTAPAPFGHALAAAAEADSRIVGLTADLGKYTDMHVFAEAHPDRFFQMGMAEQLLFGAAAGMAEAGLVPFASTYSVFAARRAYDFICLDIAEPNLNVNIVGGLPGLTTGYGPSHQATEDMAIFRGMPNLTIVDPCDSVDIAQAVPQLAASEGPTYLRLLRGKVPTVLDEYDYTFELGKAKVLRGGRDVVLVSSGLMTMRALQAAAELEKHKVDVAVVHTPTIKPFDEATVLAELAGDRLAVTLENHTVVGGLFETVASALVRSGQTRRVVPIGLPDEFLDAGALPTLHSKYGLSVDRIVAKVLAELG
- a CDS encoding transketolase, translating into MTIVKESRRAPATLSERRMAVDAAAHRIRRHALFMGEVQGQGYVGQALGAADILATVYADQLRFRPEDPEWEGRDRFLLSTGHYAIGLYAALAEAGIIPVEELETYGSDGSRLPMSGMSTYTPGMEISGGSLGHGLTIAVGLALGLRYRGNQARIINFLSDGELDEGSTWEAAMGAAHHRLGRLTAVVDINALQADGATEGVLRTEPVADKWAACGWRVFRVDGNDVGALLEAFDAAGSGERDGAPAVVLCDTKVGRGVPLLEQREKAHFMRIEEHEWAICNEQLDAGWAARHDGIQGAARQEEKA
- a CDS encoding MFS transporter, whose protein sequence is MTENIVGNPTRALTQSGKVSIASMIGSAVESYDFFIYGTASAAYFGKVFFAAQEPIVGVLASFATLAVGFLMRPVGGYLAGHFGDRVGRKAVLFWSLIIMGAATVLVGALPTYAQVGVVAPILLILLRMIQGIGFGAEWGGAVLMAVEHAPAARRGFFGAIPQIGIPAGLLLANGAFLLSQALLSGDWVWRAPFLASLIMVVIGIFIRLSISESPDFTRVKEQDAIVRQPALTVLRRDWRMVLKITALRMAETGGYYVTTSFVLSYVGLASITDKSSVLIGTMVGSALGLVSHLFFGALSDRIGRKPVFLIGAIFTILFGIPMFLLINTGSVIMVVVAVALALLLSHDPIFAVESSWFSEQFPANVRSSGISLGYNAASLVAGVLPFIAVAVYGSVGWMGAALIFVLLGVISTAAAVFMKETAPIKSGEMSMEKVAA